The DNA region TCAGCAATGATTGCTGATACTTCACTAATAATGCTTCCTTCTTTGGTGTCTTCTGTTATTAGTAATACTTTTCCAGTTTTTGAGGCTGCTTCAATGATTGCTTCCTTATCCAGGGGATAGATCGTTCTCAAGTCTAGAATATGTGCAGAAATACCATCCTTCGCCAACTTTTCAGCAGCTTGAAGCGCAAAATGAACACAAAGCCCATAAGTAATGACGGTAATGTCCTCACCCTCACGTTTCACATCTGCTTTTCCGATTGGCAAGGTATAATCATCTGCAGGTACTTCCCCTTTGATTAAGCGATATGCTCGTTTATGCTCGAAAAATAGTACGGGATCATTATCACGAATCGCTGCTTTAAGTAGTCCTTTTACATCATAAGGAGTAGATGGCATAACAATTTTCAAGCCTGGCTGATTTGCAAAAATGGCTTCCACCGATTGTGAATGGTAAAGTGCCCCGTGTACTCCTCCGCCGTAAGGTGCTCGAATAACCATTGGACAAGTCCAGTCGTTATTAGAGCGATAACGAATTTTTGCTGCTTCCGAAATAATTTGGTTTACTGCCGGCATAATGAAATCGGCAAATTGCATTTCTGCAATTGGACGCATTCCGTACATCGCTGCACCAATTCCTACCCCTGCAATGGCAGATTCGGCAAGTGGCGTATCAATTACACGATCTTCACCAAACTGCTCATACAAGCCTTGCGTTGCCTTAAAAACTCCGCCTTTTACACCTACATCTTCTCCTAATACAAATACCTTCGGATCTCTTTCCATTTCTTCCCGAATGGCCATTGTTACCGCATCAATATAAGAAATTACTGCCATATTATGTCCCCCTTACTCCGCATAAACATATTTCAATGCATCTTCCGGCGCTGCATACGGTGCATTTTCTGCATAATCCGTCGCTTCATTCACTTGCTGCATCACACGGTCATTGATTTCCTTTTCCAACACATCATTCATAACACCCGTTTCTTTTAAATAGGCACCAAAAGTAATGATTGGATCTTTTGTTTTTGCCTTTGCTACTTCATCAGGGGCACGATAGGAACGGTCATCATCATCAGATGAGTGTGGTGTCAGACGATAAGAAACCGTTTCAACAAGAGTCGGCCCATCACCACGACGTCCACGGTCTGCAGCTTCTTTGACAACTCTGTAAACTTCTAATGGGTCATTTCCGTCAACAGTAACACCTGGCATACCATAACCAATCGCACGGTCAGATACATTTTTACAGGCTAATTGTTTTTCAATTGGAACAGAGATAGCATATTTGTTATTTTCACACATGAGTATAACAGGGAGCTTATGAACCCCAGCAAAGTTTGCACCTTCATGAAAATCACCTTGGTTCGAAGAGCCTTCTCCAAAGGTTACAAAGGTTACTAGGTCTTTCTTTTCCATTTTCCCGGCAAGGGCAATTCCCACTGCATGTGGTACTTGTGTAGTAACCGGTGAAGACCCTGTTACAATGCGATTACTCTTTTGTCCAAAATGTCCTGGCATTTGGCGACCACCGGAATTTGGATCTTCCGCTTTAGCAAATCCGGAAAGCATCAGTTCTTTTGGCGTCATACCAAAGGTTAATACTACTCCCATGTCACGGTAGTATGGAAGCACATAATCTTTTTCACGATCAAGAGCAAACGCTGCACCTACTTGTGCTGCCTCTTGTCCTTGACAGGAAATAACAAAGGGGATTTTCCCCGCACGATTCAATAACCACATCCGCTCATCAATACGGCGGGCCAATAGCATTGTTTCATATATTTCCAATACTTTCTCATCACTTAAACCTATCGCTTTATGACGCTTTTCAGTCATATATTTCTAACCTCCCATTATGTCCGTAGAAAAATAAAATTAAGAATGGATTGCTTTGCCATCAACTGCAAGTGCAGCTTCCCCGATAGCTTCTGATAACGTCGGATGAGGATGAATGGTATGAGCTATTTCCCAAGGTGTTGCGTTCAATACCATCGCAAGTCCCGCTTCTGAAATCATGTCTGTAACATGCGGACCAATCATATGCACCCCTAGAATATCATTGGTTTCTTCATCAGCAACTATCTTAACAAAACCATCCGATTCTCCAAAAACAAGTGCCTTTCCAATCGCCCGGAAGGAAAACTTGCCAACTTTTACTTTATGGCCTTTTTCAATTGCCTGTTCTTCCGTTATCCCAACGCTCGATACCTCAGGATTACTATAAATACATTTAGAAACGAGGTTATAATCTAGTGGAGAAGGGACTCCCCCTGCAATATGTTCCACTGCAATAATTCCTTCATGTGAAGCAACATGGGCCAATTGCAACCCCCCTATTACGTCACCAATGGCATATATATGTGATTCCTTCGTTTGAAAAAATTCATTTGTTGAAATGAATCCCTTTTCAACCTGGATTTCAGTATTTTCTAATCCAATTCCTTCAACGTTTGCTTGACGACCTACGGAAACAAGGAGTTTTTCAGCCTTATATTCTTTCAGTCCTGATTTTGTCTCGGCCGATATTATAACACCCTCACCTTTAATCAAAGTTTCAGGTAATACCTTTGCCCCTGTAACCAGCTTAATACCTTTTTTCTTCATGAGGCGCTGCATTTCTTTAGATATATCTTTATCCTCTGTAGGGATCATACGATCCGCATATTCAATTACAGTAACGTCTACACCAAAATCAGAAAGCATCGAAGCCCACTCTATTCCGATAACACCTCCGCCAACAATTATGATGGATGAGGGTAACGTCTCAAGTTCTAAGGCTTCATCAGATGTGATAACGAATTCTCCATCCAATTCTAGTCCAGGCAGTGTTCTTGGTCTTGAACCCGTTGCAACCACTACATTTTTCGGAAGAAGCATTTCATTCTCTTCCCCGTTGTTCATTTCAACTGAGATAGTCCCAGGCATCGGTGAAAAAATGGATGGACCTAGGATTCGGCCAAGTCCCTCATAAATATCAATTTTCCCTTGTTTCATTAAATGCAGAACACCTTTATGGAGTTGATCAACAATTTTATTTTTTCTATCTTGGACTTTACCAAAGTTAAAAGAAACTTCACTAGTAATAACCCCGAATTCTTCACTATGCTTCGTTGTTGCATAAACTTCTGCGCTTCGGAGTAAGGCTTTACTTGGGATACATCCTTTATGAAGGCATGTTCCCCCGAGTTTCCCTTTTTCAACAATAGCTGTTTTTAGGCCTAATTGTGAGGCACGAATAGCTGCTACATAGCCGCCTGTACCGCCACCAAGTATGACCAAATCGTATTCTTGTGTCACTGTTTTCCCTCCCCATTCTTAAATTTTTGCAGTTTTAAAGGTACCCGGATATTCTTTTACTTCTTCTTCTCCACGCAAAATGCGGAGGGCACCCTCAGCCAGTGCTTGAAGCTCATTTTCACCAGGATGTACAATACAGTCAGCAATCCAGTGAATTCTATCAATGATGGATTTTACAAAACCGTTACCAAATGCGAGACCACCAGTTAACACGATGGCATCCACTTTTCCGTTCAACACTGCGCTGGCAGCGGCAATTTCTTTTGCCACTTGATAGGCCATGGCATCATACACAAGCTTCGCGTTTTCATCGCCATCAGCAATTCTTTTTTCTACTTCGACCGCATCACTTGTTCCTAGGTAGGCTACAAGTCCCCCCTGACCAACAAGCTTCTTCATCACTTCTTCACGGTAATACTGACCTGAATAACAAAGAGCGATTAAATCCCCAGCAGGTACGGTACCTGCTCGTTCAGGGCTAAAAGGCCCATCTCCATGTAGGCCATTGTTCACATCGACAACTTTTCCCCGCCTATGAACTCCAACCGTAATTCCACCACCCATATGAGTAACAATCAGGTTCAACTCTCGGTACTCTTTCCCAAGCTCCTTCGCCACTCTTCTTGCTACCGCTTTTTGATTTAATGCATGAAAGATACTTTTTCTTTCAATTAAGGAAAATCCTGATATTCTAGCGATAGGATCCAATTCATCTACAACAACAGGGTCGACAATAAAAGCTGGTATGTTAAGTGCAGAGGCAATCTCATTTGCGATAATGCCTCCAAGATTCGAAGCGTGCTGCCCAGCATATCCAGTTCTTAAATCTGAAAGCATCACGTCATTTACATTATATGTGCCACCTTCAATTGGGCGCAGCAATCCTCCTCGTCCACAAACGGCATTTAATTTTGAGATATTAATTCCTTCATGATCGAGTGTTTCTAAAATGGTACTTTTTCTGAATTCATATTGGTCAATGATATTGGCATATGAATTGATCTTGTCAACATCATGGCGTATCGTTCTTTCTAGTATAGAAATTTCATTATCGAAGACCCCGATCTTAGTAGAAGTAGAACCTGGGTTGATGATGAGCATTCGATATTGTTTATCAGGCAATGGATTGACCTCCAATATGGTTTATCATTCATCCTATTTAAAGCAAAGACGCTGAATTTTCCATTCAGCGTTCTTCCACTTTTTTCCTTTTTATCGACGACTTAAGATATGATGGCCATTTTGCAGGAATTGACTGCGGGAATTACGCATTTTTTCAATCCGTTCTTCCGCCATACGGTCTGCAGCTACGTAAGTTGGAATCCCATCACGCTTTGAAATAGCAATTACTTTTTCAATACTTGCATAAATTTGGTCAACCTTTTTCATAGCACGTTCATGATTATATCCATAAAGCTCATCTGCAACGTTTATTACCCCACCTGCATTGATAACATAGTCTGGTGCATAAACAATACCCATTTCATGGATGATATCGCCATGTCGTGGATCTTTTAATTGATTATTAGCGGATCCGGCAATGACTCTTGCCTTTAACTGCGGTATTGTTTCATCATTAACTGTTGCTCCAAGAGCACAAGGAGCATAAATATCACATTCCACACCATAAATTTCATCTGGATTCACAGCACGTGCACCGAATTTCTCTATGGCACGTTGAACTACTTCTTTGTTAATATCTGTAACAATTAATTGTGCACCTTCCTCGTGCAAGTACTCGCACAGAGTCCAGGCTACATTTCCTATACCTTGGATAGCAACGACTTTTCCTTCTAGTGAATCCGAACCAAATGCTGCTTTAGCTGCTGCTTTCATCCCACGGTAAACTCCATATGCAGTGACTGGTGAAGGATTACCTGATGAACCGAAAGCTGGTGAAATACCTGTAACATAGTCTGTTTCTTCATGGATCATATCCATATCTGCAACCGTTGTTCCTACATCTTCAGCGGTAATATATCTTCCGTTTAATCCTTGAATATACCGACCAAATGCACGGAATAATTCTTCTGATTTATCTTTACGAGGGTCTCCAATGATAACGGTTTTCCCACCACCTAGGTTTAGCCCTGCAGCAGCATTCTTATATGTCATTCCTTTTGCCAGTCTTAATGCATCTTCAATGGCATCTCCCTCGGAATCATACGTCCACATCCTTGTACCGCCTAATGCAGGTCCTAGAGTTGTATCGTGTATAGCGATAATCGCTTTTAATCCTGATTGCTTATCTTGGCAAAATACTACCTGCTCATAATCATATTTTTCTAAGTACTTGAAAATTTCCATTGTCTATTCCTCCTCAAAATTAAGAAACTTTAGTTACTGATAGAACAGATGGCAAGGGCAAGTGAGTAAAGCTTGCTTTCAGCCGTATCAGCTCTAGATGTCAAAACAATCGGGGCCTTTGCGCCTGCAATAACGGCCCCAACCTTTGCTTTGGCAAAATAAATTAATGATTTATACAATACATTTCCCACTTCTATAGTTGGAACTAATAAAATATCAGCTCTGCCCGCCACTTCACTATGTATACCTTTGTGTTCGGCAGCTAAAGTGGAAACAGCATTATCAAGTCCAAGAGGACCATCAACAATACACCCCGGGATTTGTCCCCTGTGATTCATGAGTGTTAATAAGGCAGCATCAATCGTTGCTTGCATATTTGTTTTTACCACTTCTACAGCAGCAATTGGAGCTACTCTAGGATTTTCAATTCCTAAAGAAGTGGCCAAGGCAGCAGCATTTTTTATTATTTGTGCTTTTTGCTCTACATCAGGAGAAATATTCATCGCCGCATCTGTTACGAAAATCAAACGGTCAAAGCCTGGGACTTCAAAGACCGCCACATGCGATAAAACACTGCCTGTACGAAGTCCATATTCCTTATTCAAAACTGATTTTAGTATAGTGCTCGTGGCTAGATTCCCTTTCATCAAGACGCTAGCTTCTTTATTAAATACAGCCTTTACAGCCAAATCTGCAGCTAATGAGTTTGATTCTGCGTGCACAACATTTAATTTTTTATTGTTCTTATTTTTATATTGCTTTACATCTAGAATGGTATTAATTTTTTCTTTATTACCATATAAAATAAAATTGGCGAGGTTACGGTCTAAAGCGTCTAGCACTGCTTCGATTACTTCTGTGTCCTCTGCAGCCGCGACGGCAACCGTATGATCATGCTGTTGGGTTGCTTTGTCAATAAGTGTTTCCAGCAACAAGTTGTCATCAACCCCTTCTATATTCACTGCAACTCCAAAATATAAACATGCAAGTTCCATGCCAAATAATTTCCATTGCAAACGCTGTATTTACATCTTTTATATATGCAATATCCTGCATACTACGAAAATTATTGCGTGCTATTATTTTCAAGTTTGTATTTCTCGAGCTTGTAATATAGATTTCTCACCGACAAGCCAAGAGTTTTAGCTGTTAATGTTTTATTCCCATTTAAGCGATGAATGGTATCTTTAATAATTTCTGCTTCATATTCCTCAACCATTCCTGAAAGGGAACGGTTCGGTTCAACTGATTTACTATTCTCTGAAAAATGAAGTTCATTCCCTGTTTTTTTACTTCTTAATTCTGGTAAGTGATGGACATTAATTAGCGATTCATTATAATTCATAAAAATCATTGCTCTGCCCAGAATATTTTCTAATTCCCTTACATTGCCCGGCCAGTCATAATTCATTAACCTACTCACGGCTGTTTGGGTTACACCTTCTACATTTTTTCCATAATCACGATTTATCTTTTGAATGAGCAGTTCTGATAATAATGGTATTTCTTCTCTACGTTTTCTTAACGGCGGGATATGTATAGGCATGCGATTTAAACGATAATATAAGTCTTCCCTAAAGGATCCATTGGCAATACCTTTTTCAAGGTTGACATTGGTTGCAGCAATAATTCGAACATTAATTGCTATAGGCTTTGTCCCGCCCACCCGAATGATTTCACGTTCTTGCAGTACCCTAAGTAACTTTGCTTGGGTATTGGCTGGCAACTCACCTATTTCATCAAGGAAAATGCTGCCATTATTCGCTTCTTCAAAAAAGCCTCTCTTTCCTCCCCTTCTCGCTCCAGAGAATGCTCCCTCTTCATAGCCAAATAATTCACTTTCCAGTAGTGACTCAGCAATAGCCGCACAATTTACACGGATAAATTTGTTGTATTTTCTATCACTTGCATTATGTATAGCGTGGGCGAACAATTCTTTTCCTGTTCCCGATTCACCGCGTAAGAGAACGGTCGCCGGCGTTTTAGCACCAAGTTTAGCCTGCTCAATAGCCAAAAGCATTTCTTCTGAATGAGCAATTATATCCTCGAAGGTATATTTGGCTTCAAGTGTTCGAATAATTTGCCTGGCACGATGCAGTTCCCTGCTTAGAGATTTAATTTCCGACATATCGTGGATAACGCCTACACTACCCTTTAGTTTACCTTTAACAATAATTGGGGCCACATTAACAATTACTTCACGCTTATTTGCTCCAACTCTCATAGCAGTGCCCCGAACAGCTCTTCTTGTCTGAAGAACCTTCATATGCATACTTTCTCCTTCAGAAATATCAGCTGTCGCTGGCTGCCCGATTACTTGTTCCTTAGTAAGACCTGTGAGACGAGTATACGCCGGATTTATAAGTATACCTCTGCCAAGTTCATCAACTACTGAAATGGCATCATCACTTGAATGAATAATTGCCTGGAGCATGGTTTGTATTTCCTTTAAATCGGTAATCTCCTCTGCAAGATTAACCACCTCGGTTATATCCTTAAAGACAGCAAAAGCGCCAATAATCGTTCCATTTTCCTCAATGATTGGAATCCGGGTAGTAATAATTTTACGGCCATTCCCCAGAATCATTTCTTGATTGGTCTCAATTCTTTTTGATTCAAGGATAAGCGGTAATCTACTTTCTGGGATGACATTAACTACCTGCTGACCGATTGCTTGCTCCTTTTTAACACCCATCATTTCTTCGGCACGGCGATTAAATAAAATAACATGGCCATAATTATCGATAACAACCATTCCATCATTTGTGGCATTAAAAATTAATTCTTGTTTATATGATTCATTTTGATGCTTTTGAATCAGTTCTTCTTTTTCTTCAAGAAGCTGTGCCAGCAAAAAGGCAACACTTCCCGGAATTAAAACCGTTTTTTTACTTTTAGCATTTCTAAGCTGTTGAAACAC from Neobacillus sp. FSL H8-0543 includes:
- a CDS encoding alpha-ketoacid dehydrogenase subunit beta, whose protein sequence is MAVISYIDAVTMAIREEMERDPKVFVLGEDVGVKGGVFKATQGLYEQFGEDRVIDTPLAESAIAGVGIGAAMYGMRPIAEMQFADFIMPAVNQIISEAAKIRYRSNNDWTCPMVIRAPYGGGVHGALYHSQSVEAIFANQPGLKIVMPSTPYDVKGLLKAAIRDNDPVLFFEHKRAYRLIKGEVPADDYTLPIGKADVKREGEDITVITYGLCVHFALQAAEKLAKDGISAHILDLRTIYPLDKEAIIEAASKTGKVLLITEDTKEGSIISEVSAIIAENCLFDLDAPIMRLAGPDVPAMPYAPTMEKYFMVNPDKVEKAMRELAEY
- a CDS encoding thiamine pyrophosphate-dependent dehydrogenase E1 component subunit alpha codes for the protein MTEKRHKAIGLSDEKVLEIYETMLLARRIDERMWLLNRAGKIPFVISCQGQEAAQVGAAFALDREKDYVLPYYRDMGVVLTFGMTPKELMLSGFAKAEDPNSGGRQMPGHFGQKSNRIVTGSSPVTTQVPHAVGIALAGKMEKKDLVTFVTFGEGSSNQGDFHEGANFAGVHKLPVILMCENNKYAISVPIEKQLACKNVSDRAIGYGMPGVTVDGNDPLEVYRVVKEAADRGRRGDGPTLVETVSYRLTPHSSDDDDRSYRAPDEVAKAKTKDPIITFGAYLKETGVMNDVLEKEINDRVMQQVNEATDYAENAPYAAPEDALKYVYAE
- the lpdA gene encoding dihydrolipoyl dehydrogenase, whose translation is MTQEYDLVILGGGTGGYVAAIRASQLGLKTAIVEKGKLGGTCLHKGCIPSKALLRSAEVYATTKHSEEFGVITSEVSFNFGKVQDRKNKIVDQLHKGVLHLMKQGKIDIYEGLGRILGPSIFSPMPGTISVEMNNGEENEMLLPKNVVVATGSRPRTLPGLELDGEFVITSDEALELETLPSSIIIVGGGVIGIEWASMLSDFGVDVTVIEYADRMIPTEDKDISKEMQRLMKKKGIKLVTGAKVLPETLIKGEGVIISAETKSGLKEYKAEKLLVSVGRQANVEGIGLENTEIQVEKGFISTNEFFQTKESHIYAIGDVIGGLQLAHVASHEGIIAVEHIAGGVPSPLDYNLVSKCIYSNPEVSSVGITEEQAIEKGHKVKVGKFSFRAIGKALVFGESDGFVKIVADEETNDILGVHMIGPHVTDMISEAGLAMVLNATPWEIAHTIHPHPTLSEAIGEAALAVDGKAIHS
- the buk gene encoding butyrate kinase — encoded protein: MPDKQYRMLIINPGSTSTKIGVFDNEISILERTIRHDVDKINSYANIIDQYEFRKSTILETLDHEGINISKLNAVCGRGGLLRPIEGGTYNVNDVMLSDLRTGYAGQHASNLGGIIANEIASALNIPAFIVDPVVVDELDPIARISGFSLIERKSIFHALNQKAVARRVAKELGKEYRELNLIVTHMGGGITVGVHRRGKVVDVNNGLHGDGPFSPERAGTVPAGDLIALCYSGQYYREEVMKKLVGQGGLVAYLGTSDAVEVEKRIADGDENAKLVYDAMAYQVAKEIAAASAVLNGKVDAIVLTGGLAFGNGFVKSIIDRIHWIADCIVHPGENELQALAEGALRILRGEEEVKEYPGTFKTAKI
- the bcd gene encoding branched-chain amino acid dehydrogenase; the encoded protein is MEIFKYLEKYDYEQVVFCQDKQSGLKAIIAIHDTTLGPALGGTRMWTYDSEGDAIEDALRLAKGMTYKNAAAGLNLGGGKTVIIGDPRKDKSEELFRAFGRYIQGLNGRYITAEDVGTTVADMDMIHEETDYVTGISPAFGSSGNPSPVTAYGVYRGMKAAAKAAFGSDSLEGKVVAIQGIGNVAWTLCEYLHEEGAQLIVTDINKEVVQRAIEKFGARAVNPDEIYGVECDIYAPCALGATVNDETIPQLKARVIAGSANNQLKDPRHGDIIHEMGIVYAPDYVINAGGVINVADELYGYNHERAMKKVDQIYASIEKVIAISKRDGIPTYVAADRMAEERIEKMRNSRSQFLQNGHHILSRR
- the yqiS gene encoding phosphate butyryltransferase; this translates as MLLETLIDKATQQHDHTVAVAAAEDTEVIEAVLDALDRNLANFILYGNKEKINTILDVKQYKNKNNKKLNVVHAESNSLAADLAVKAVFNKEASVLMKGNLATSTILKSVLNKEYGLRTGSVLSHVAVFEVPGFDRLIFVTDAAMNISPDVEQKAQIIKNAAALATSLGIENPRVAPIAAVEVVKTNMQATIDAALLTLMNHRGQIPGCIVDGPLGLDNAVSTLAAEHKGIHSEVAGRADILLVPTIEVGNVLYKSLIYFAKAKVGAVIAGAKAPIVLTSRADTAESKLYSLALAICSISN
- a CDS encoding sigma-54-dependent Fis family transcriptional regulator translates to MQNVMIVGAGKGGIAVLKLLNETEVLNVQVVIDRNSDAPGILLAQREGIVTGTDWLPFLNETIDIIIDVTGSERVFQQLRNAKSKKTVLIPGSVAFLLAQLLEEKEELIQKHQNESYKQELIFNATNDGMVVIDNYGHVILFNRRAEEMMGVKKEQAIGQQVVNVIPESRLPLILESKRIETNQEMILGNGRKIITTRIPIIEENGTIIGAFAVFKDITEVVNLAEEITDLKEIQTMLQAIIHSSDDAISVVDELGRGILINPAYTRLTGLTKEQVIGQPATADISEGESMHMKVLQTRRAVRGTAMRVGANKREVIVNVAPIIVKGKLKGSVGVIHDMSEIKSLSRELHRARQIIRTLEAKYTFEDIIAHSEEMLLAIEQAKLGAKTPATVLLRGESGTGKELFAHAIHNASDRKYNKFIRVNCAAIAESLLESELFGYEEGAFSGARRGGKRGFFEEANNGSIFLDEIGELPANTQAKLLRVLQEREIIRVGGTKPIAINVRIIAATNVNLEKGIANGSFREDLYYRLNRMPIHIPPLRKRREEIPLLSELLIQKINRDYGKNVEGVTQTAVSRLMNYDWPGNVRELENILGRAMIFMNYNESLINVHHLPELRSKKTGNELHFSENSKSVEPNRSLSGMVEEYEAEIIKDTIHRLNGNKTLTAKTLGLSVRNLYYKLEKYKLENNSTQ